A window of Alphaproteobacteria bacterium contains these coding sequences:
- a CDS encoding nitronate monooxygenase family protein → MPLPPQLEGKLALPAIAAPMFLVSWPELVIESCKAGVLGTFPSLNARSPEELEQWLNRIEGELAGYAEANPEAIVAPYGVNIMAHRTNPRAEPDLEVLASHKTPVIVTSVGNPRIYVETAHAYGGIVLHDVTTIEWARKAADLGVDGLIPVCGGAGGHAGTMNPFAMVPQLREFFDGTIALAGCISDGRGIRAAQVLGADLAYIGTRFVATRESVASEDYKQGLIDYGPRDLIYTPAFSGIPANMLRPSIERYGLDPEALPEKGKIDLGTEFIDEGKVWADIWTAGQGLGSIHDAPPVAELIARMKDEYAAAA, encoded by the coding sequence ATGCCCCTACCCCCCCAACTTGAAGGCAAGCTGGCACTGCCGGCCATCGCCGCGCCCATGTTCCTGGTGTCCTGGCCCGAACTGGTGATCGAAAGCTGCAAGGCCGGCGTGCTCGGCACCTTTCCCTCGCTCAACGCCCGCTCGCCCGAAGAGCTCGAACAGTGGCTAAACCGCATCGAAGGTGAACTGGCCGGTTATGCCGAGGCCAACCCCGAGGCCATCGTGGCGCCCTACGGTGTCAACATCATGGCGCACCGCACCAACCCCCGGGCCGAGCCCGATCTCGAGGTGCTGGCCAGCCACAAGACCCCGGTCATCGTCACCTCCGTCGGCAACCCGCGCATCTACGTCGAGACGGCACATGCTTACGGCGGCATCGTGCTGCATGACGTCACCACCATCGAATGGGCGCGGAAGGCCGCCGACCTCGGCGTCGACGGCCTGATCCCCGTCTGCGGCGGCGCCGGCGGCCACGCCGGCACCATGAACCCCTTTGCCATGGTGCCGCAGCTGCGCGAATTTTTCGACGGCACCATCGCCCTGGCCGGCTGCATCTCCGACGGCCGCGGCATCCGCGCGGCCCAGGTGCTGGGGGCTGATCTGGCCTACATCGGCACGCGCTTCGTGGCCACCCGCGAATCGGTGGCGTCGGAGGACTACAAGCAGGGCCTGATCGACTATGGCCCCCGCGACCTGATCTATACGCCGGCCTTTTCCGGCATCCCGGCCAACATGCTGCGCCCCAGCATCGAGCGCTACGGCCTCGATCCCGAGGCGCTGCCGGAAAAGGGCAAGATAGATCTCGGCACCGAGTTCATCGACGAGGGCAAGGTCTGGGCCGACATCTGGACGGCCGGGCAGGGCCTGGGCTCGATCCACGACGCGCCGCCGGTGGCCGAGCTGATCGCCCGCATGAAAGACGAGTACGCGGCCGCCGCATGA
- a CDS encoding AMP-binding protein has product MSAAPTIANLLAAQPPEATAIWDRGRELSFGELEELGRRVATGLEALGLEPGDRLALWLPNVPAWLVLFLACARLGVIVVSVNTRFRSVEVADIVARSGARVLVLWPGFKDIDFVAMLGEIGERLGAVEAMVLYDEAEGIEPEVGARLEAISGQRTLLRYHDLEANPPYEGDAEPDAGCAIFTTSGTTRAPKFVLHSQRGVVGHSRVVAGSVGYTAPDAKTLMALPLCGVFGFSLAMTTMAAGRPIVLMTVFDAKQAGEMVHQHAITHMYGSDDLFHQILMAAPGQSFASLRLCGFASFNAALTDFVAEADRQEMNCAGVYGSSELQALITCQPLDGPAEHRAQGGGYVLDAETEVRVCDSESGAPVTAGEVGELLFKGIAVFKEYFADAEANAAAFTDDGFFRTGDLGRLEPDGRVIFLSRIGDVLRLGGFLTSPAEIEGHVESHSSVGECKVVGISTPAGNRAVAFVIPEAGAGADIDEVALTAHCHAGIAKFKVPVRFFAVAEFPYSVSPNGLKLRRGELRDMALGCMGLD; this is encoded by the coding sequence ATGAGCGCAGCGCCGACCATCGCCAATTTGCTTGCGGCTCAACCGCCCGAGGCCACGGCGATTTGGGACCGTGGCCGGGAGCTGAGCTTTGGCGAGCTCGAGGAACTCGGGCGGCGGGTGGCGACGGGGCTTGAGGCACTTGGTCTCGAACCCGGCGACCGCCTGGCGCTGTGGCTGCCCAACGTGCCGGCCTGGCTGGTGCTGTTCCTGGCCTGCGCCCGGCTCGGCGTCATCGTGGTCTCGGTCAACACCCGTTTCCGCAGCGTCGAGGTGGCCGATATCGTGGCCCGCTCGGGCGCCCGCGTGCTGGTGCTGTGGCCGGGTTTCAAGGACATCGATTTCGTCGCCATGCTGGGCGAGATCGGCGAGCGGCTGGGGGCCGTGGAAGCCATGGTGCTCTACGACGAGGCGGAGGGGATCGAGCCCGAGGTAGGCGCCCGCCTGGAGGCCATCTCGGGGCAACGAACGTTGCTGCGCTACCACGACCTGGAAGCGAACCCGCCCTACGAGGGCGATGCCGAGCCCGACGCCGGCTGTGCCATCTTCACCACCTCGGGCACCACCCGGGCGCCCAAGTTCGTGCTGCACAGCCAACGCGGCGTAGTCGGGCATTCGCGCGTTGTGGCCGGCAGCGTGGGTTATACGGCGCCCGACGCCAAGACGTTGATGGCTCTTCCCCTTTGCGGCGTCTTCGGCTTCAGTCTGGCCATGACCACCATGGCGGCCGGGCGTCCCATCGTGCTGATGACGGTGTTCGATGCCAAGCAGGCGGGCGAGATGGTGCACCAGCACGCCATCACCCACATGTACGGATCGGATGATCTATTCCATCAGATCCTGATGGCGGCGCCGGGGCAGTCGTTCGCCTCGCTCAGGCTGTGCGGATTCGCGTCTTTCAATGCCGCGCTGACCGACTTCGTGGCCGAGGCAGACCGCCAGGAGATGAACTGCGCCGGCGTCTACGGCTCCAGCGAGCTCCAGGCCCTGATCACCTGCCAGCCCCTCGACGGCCCGGCCGAGCATCGCGCCCAGGGTGGCGGTTACGTGCTCGATGCCGAGACCGAGGTGCGGGTTTGCGATTCCGAAAGCGGCGCGCCCGTGACGGCAGGCGAGGTCGGCGAGCTCCTGTTCAAGGGCATCGCCGTCTTCAAGGAGTATTTTGCTGATGCCGAGGCCAACGCAGCGGCTTTCACTGACGACGGCTTCTTCCGCACCGGCGATCTCGGGCGGCTGGAGCCCGACGGCCGGGTGATCTTCCTCTCGCGCATCGGCGACGTGCTGCGCCTCGGCGGCTTTCTCACCAGCCCGGCCGAAATCGAGGGCCACGTGGAGAGCCACTCCAGCGTCGGCGAATGCAAGGTCGTCGGCATCTCGACGCCGGCCGGCAACCGCGCCGTGGCCTTCGTCATACCCGAGGCGGGTGCAGGCGCCGACATCGACGAAGTGGCGCTGACCGCGCATTGTCACGCCGGCATCGCCAAGTTCAAGGTGCCGGTGCGCTTCTTCGCGGTCGCCGAGTTCCCCTATTCCGTCAGCCCCAACGGCCTCAAGCTGCGCCGCGGCGAGCTCAGGGACATGGCGCTGGGGTGCATGGGGTTGGATTGA
- a CDS encoding AbrB/MazE/SpoVT family DNA-binding domain-containing protein, which yields MLAKLTSKNQLTLPKAVLSSCQGAEYFEVSEENGRIVLVPVRLTRANAVRAKLAELGFPTAFLPPTTR from the coding sequence ATGCTCGCGAAGCTGACATCCAAGAACCAACTCACGCTGCCCAAGGCCGTGCTGTCATCGTGCCAGGGGGCAGAGTATTTCGAGGTGAGCGAAGAGAACGGGCGCATCGTTCTGGTGCCGGTGCGTCTCACCCGCGCCAACGCCGTGCGTGCCAAGCTGGCCGAATTGGGTTTCCCGACAGCTTTCTTGCCCCCGACGACGCGCTGA